The following coding sequences lie in one Rutidosis leptorrhynchoides isolate AG116_Rl617_1_P2 chromosome 4, CSIRO_AGI_Rlap_v1, whole genome shotgun sequence genomic window:
- the LOC139839852 gene encoding formin-like protein 18 isoform X1, with translation MRIPLTGMVVAALFSEFTVKILLSLVIELLNFCFSTPKTNKTIRYYKQAECELVKIDINCHVQGDIVLECINFQDDLSCEKMMYRAMFKHNIYKVEYRDT, from the exons ATGCGG ATCCCATTGACAGGAATGGTGGTTGCTGCCTTGTTTTCAGAATTTACGGTCAAGATCCTTTTGTCACTAGTGATAGAACTACTAAACTTCTGTTTTTCAACTCCAAAGACGAACAAAACTATTCGATACTACAAGCAG GCTGAATGTGAACTGGTTAAAATTGATATTAATTGCCACGTTCAAGGTGACATTGTGCTGGAGTGTATTAACTTTCAAGATGATTTGTCTTGTGAAAAGATGATGTATCGTGCCATGTTCAAACACAACATTTATAAGGTTGAATATCGTGATACTTAA
- the LOC139839852 gene encoding uncharacterized protein isoform X2, producing MHYLCKGTSSTALLKSLSMRISSLRITDGVTSESMPKASKTTFTSDEQDEKARSNIIQRKGGFIVSLRMLNLTRELHLLHC from the exons ATGCATTATCTTTGTAAG GGAACTTCATCTACTGCACTGTTAAAGAGTCTGAGCATGCGG ATCTCGTCACTTCGGATAACCGATGGGGTTACGTCTGAGTCCATGCCTAAAGCTTCTAAAACTACAT TTACTAGTGATGAACAAGATGAGAAAGCAAGGTCCAATATAATTCAACGGAAAGGGGGGTTTATAGTTTCTCTGAGAATGTTGAACCTGACAAG GGAACTTCATCTACTGCACTGTTAA